One window of the Runella slithyformis DSM 19594 genome contains the following:
- a CDS encoding bestrophin family protein, with protein sequence MIGYNPKDWWKLIFAFHRSDTFRFLLPGIIGVSVYTGVVAYIENDIFHASFKNTTVVHSLVGFVLSMLLVFRTNTAYDRWWEGRRLWGSFVNNSRNLALKLNAFLPKDNPARETLRILITNYIFAAKEHLRSGVHPKKLIPLGQYDADFYSNKKHIPNNIMGAIYQEINNLHTQRIISGDRLILLNYELQSFSDNLGGCERIKRTPIPYAYSLFLKKVIFLYVFTMPIGFVIEFKYWAIPIVAIIFYVFASIEVIAEEIEDPFGTDANDLPTDSIYETIKENLEEIL encoded by the coding sequence ATGATCGGGTATAACCCTAAAGACTGGTGGAAGCTGATTTTTGCTTTTCACCGCAGTGATACGTTCCGTTTTTTACTCCCCGGTATTATCGGCGTATCCGTTTATACCGGCGTGGTGGCGTACATTGAAAACGACATCTTTCATGCTTCTTTTAAAAACACAACCGTTGTTCATTCATTGGTCGGTTTTGTTCTTTCCATGTTGCTCGTTTTTCGCACCAATACTGCGTATGACCGCTGGTGGGAAGGCCGTCGTCTTTGGGGCAGTTTTGTCAATAATTCGCGCAATTTAGCGTTGAAATTGAACGCATTTTTACCCAAAGACAATCCGGCCCGAGAGACGTTACGGATTCTGATCACCAATTATATTTTTGCCGCCAAAGAACATTTGCGGTCGGGAGTTCATCCCAAAAAGCTCATTCCTCTGGGGCAATACGATGCCGATTTCTACAGTAACAAAAAACATATCCCCAACAATATCATGGGGGCCATCTATCAGGAAATCAACAATTTACATACGCAAAGAATCATTTCCGGCGACCGGCTTATCCTTCTCAATTACGAACTTCAATCCTTCAGCGACAATCTTGGCGGGTGCGAGCGCATAAAACGAACCCCCATTCCGTATGCATACAGTTTGTTTTTGAAAAAGGTCATTTTTCTGTACGTTTTTACCATGCCCATCGGCTTCGTGATTGAGTTTAAATACTGGGCTATTCCTATCGTTGCCATTATTTTCTACGTTTTTGCCAGCATCGAAGTTATTGCCGAAGAAATTGAAGATCCTTTCGGTACCGATGCCAATGATCTGCCCACCGATAGCATTTACGAAACCATCAAAGAAAATCTGGAAGAGATCTTATGA
- a CDS encoding aspartate carbamoyltransferase catalytic subunit, producing the protein MSQLSVRHLLGIKNLTESDIYSILDTATQFKDVINRPIKKVPSLRDVTIANVFFENSTRTRLSFELAEKRLSADVVNFSASGSSVKKGETLLDTVNNILAMKVDMIVMRHSSPGAPHYLAQRISANVVNAGDGTHEHPTQALLDAFSIREKIGDLAGKKIAIIGDILHSRVALSNIFCLIKLGAEVRVCGPTTLIPKYISSLGVQVSHNVKETLQWCDVANVLRIQLERLQVKYFPSLREYSLYFGINKKMLDELDHEILLMHPGPINRGVELTSDAADSRQSIILNQVENGVAVRMAVLYLLAQQ; encoded by the coding sequence ATGTCACAACTTTCTGTACGGCACCTTTTGGGCATCAAAAACCTCACCGAATCAGACATTTACAGTATTTTAGATACCGCTACCCAGTTTAAAGACGTCATCAATCGCCCCATCAAAAAAGTGCCTTCACTGCGGGATGTCACTATTGCCAACGTTTTTTTTGAAAATTCTACCCGGACCCGTCTGTCATTTGAATTAGCCGAAAAAAGACTTTCCGCCGACGTTGTCAATTTTTCCGCTTCGGGCAGTTCCGTCAAGAAAGGGGAGACGCTTTTAGATACTGTCAATAACATTTTGGCGATGAAAGTCGACATGATCGTCATGCGACACAGCAGCCCGGGAGCACCTCATTATTTAGCCCAACGAATTTCCGCCAATGTGGTCAATGCCGGCGACGGCACCCACGAGCACCCTACGCAGGCGCTGTTGGATGCCTTTTCCATCCGGGAAAAAATAGGTGATCTCGCCGGCAAGAAAATTGCCATCATCGGTGATATTCTGCACTCACGTGTGGCACTGTCCAATATTTTCTGTCTGATAAAATTAGGGGCGGAGGTTCGGGTTTGCGGACCTACTACGCTCATTCCCAAATATATTTCCTCTTTAGGCGTACAGGTCAGTCATAACGTCAAAGAAACCCTTCAATGGTGCGATGTGGCCAACGTACTGCGTATTCAGCTGGAGCGCTTACAGGTAAAATACTTTCCGAGTCTGCGGGAGTATTCGCTGTATTTCGGCATCAATAAAAAGATGTTGGATGAACTCGACCATGAAATCCTGCTGATGCACCCCGGGCCCATCAATCGGGGCGTGGAGCTCACCTCCGATGCCGCCGATTCACGCCAAAGCATTATCTTGAATCAAGTCGAAAACGGAGTAGCTGTACGAATGGCGGTGCTTTATCTGTTGGCACAACAGTAG
- a CDS encoding family 43 glycosylhydrolase: MKKFVFCCLCGIFSATWSLAQPKTYCNPLNLDYGFTPIPNFSEAGRHRATADPLIVHFKGKYFLFSTNQWGYWWSDDLSKWNFVSRKFLLPHNKVYDELCAPAAWVMGDTLYVIGSTHTKEFAIWKSTNPTVDDWKIAVPAFEGAAWDPGFLYDDDKRLYLYYGSSNTYPLYGWEINPKTLQPIGERKELVRLHDDQHGWERFGDYNDNIFLKPFIEGAWVDKHNGKYYFQYGAPGTEFNGYADGVYVSDKPLGPFTYQTHNPFCYKPGGFIRGAGHGGSFKDNFGSWWHITTGVVAVKNNFERRLVLFPTGFDKDGIMYSNTTFGDYPHTLPNGPSDHLKSRFTGWMLLNYNTPVQVSSSLSGFTANYAVDEDIKTYWSAKTANKGEWIQSDLGAISTVNAIQINYADQDVDSMYLGKFTNIYHQYRLWHSSDGKKWQLLVDKSQNRTDVPHDYIELTKPVETRFIKLENIHMATGKFAVSGLRVFGKGKGNVPKSVKGFIVLRQEDDKRNAWLKWYPESGAQGYTIHFGVAPDKLYSSIMVYGKNEYYFKAMDKSTTYYFSIEPFNENGVGKRTEVMKVE; this comes from the coding sequence ATGAAAAAGTTTGTTTTCTGCTGTCTTTGCGGTATTTTCTCAGCGACATGGAGCTTAGCTCAACCCAAAACCTACTGTAATCCTCTCAACCTGGATTATGGTTTTACGCCCATACCCAATTTTTCAGAAGCAGGCCGGCACCGCGCTACCGCCGACCCCCTGATCGTCCATTTCAAAGGAAAGTACTTTTTGTTTTCCACCAATCAATGGGGCTACTGGTGGAGTGATGATCTTTCTAAATGGAATTTTGTCAGCCGTAAGTTTTTATTACCCCATAATAAAGTCTACGATGAACTTTGCGCGCCGGCCGCGTGGGTCATGGGAGATACGCTTTACGTGATCGGCTCCACCCACACCAAAGAGTTTGCCATCTGGAAAAGCACCAATCCGACCGTAGATGATTGGAAAATAGCCGTCCCTGCCTTTGAAGGGGCCGCCTGGGATCCGGGATTTTTATACGACGACGACAAGCGGCTCTATTTATATTACGGCTCCAGCAATACCTATCCTTTGTACGGCTGGGAAATCAATCCCAAAACACTGCAACCGATCGGCGAGCGAAAAGAGTTGGTGCGTTTGCACGATGACCAACACGGATGGGAACGGTTTGGCGATTATAACGACAATATATTCCTGAAACCTTTCATTGAAGGCGCCTGGGTCGACAAACACAACGGTAAATATTACTTCCAATACGGCGCGCCGGGTACCGAATTCAACGGGTATGCCGACGGCGTTTATGTATCTGATAAGCCCTTAGGCCCTTTTACGTATCAAACCCATAATCCTTTCTGTTATAAGCCGGGCGGTTTTATCAGAGGTGCGGGCCACGGAGGCAGTTTTAAAGATAATTTTGGCAGTTGGTGGCACATTACCACGGGCGTGGTCGCCGTTAAGAATAACTTTGAACGTCGCTTGGTCTTGTTTCCTACGGGTTTTGATAAAGACGGCATCATGTATTCCAACACCACCTTCGGTGATTATCCGCATACATTGCCCAATGGCCCGTCAGATCACCTCAAAAGCCGTTTTACCGGTTGGATGTTGCTCAATTACAATACACCGGTGCAGGTCTCTTCTTCTTTAAGCGGTTTTACGGCCAATTATGCCGTTGATGAAGACATCAAGACCTATTGGAGCGCCAAGACCGCCAACAAAGGAGAATGGATTCAGAGCGATCTGGGAGCGATTTCTACCGTTAATGCCATTCAGATCAATTATGCCGACCAAGATGTAGATTCGATGTATTTGGGAAAATTCACCAATATTTATCACCAATACCGGCTTTGGCACTCCTCAGACGGTAAAAAATGGCAACTGTTGGTGGATAAAAGCCAAAACAGAACCGATGTACCGCATGATTATATCGAGCTGACCAAACCGGTTGAAACGCGTTTTATCAAACTGGAAAATATCCACATGGCTACGGGAAAGTTTGCCGTCAGCGGATTGCGGGTATTTGGTAAAGGAAAAGGCAATGTCCCTAAATCCGTTAAAGGTTTTATTGTGCTACGGCAGGAAGATGATAAACGCAATGCCTGGCTGAAATGGTACCCCGAAAGCGGCGCACAGGGCTATACTATTCATTTTGGTGTTGCACCCGACAAACTGTACAGCAGCATTATGGTGTACGGCAAAAACGAATATTACTTCAAAGCAATGGATAAAAGCACTACTTATTACTTCTCCATTGAGCCTTTTAACGAAAATGGCGTAGGGAAACGCACGGAGGTGATGAAAGTGGAATGA